In one Moritella sp. 5 genomic region, the following are encoded:
- the murF gene encoding UDP-N-acetylmuramoyl-tripeptide--D-alanyl-D-alanine ligase, with protein MISLTLSAIAAQLNSKLQGDDVVITHVSTDTRTIKVGDLFVALSGDNFDANSFVAKAAEQGAIAAIVTKKQAVDIPQIMVKDSRIALGLLGKMVREQVNPKVAALTGSNGKTTTKEMLAAILKQVAPTLATAGNFNNDIGVPLTLLRLQQEDQFAVMELGANHKKEIAYTTGLVLPDVVLINNVDAAHLEGFGDLQGIALAKSEILSGVKQQGMAVLNRDDKFYQYWLRKVDSQRHVNFSVVDESADYFAANIEFDSSGNPTFRLCTPDSDCTINLGVAGRHNVANALAAAAMASCFGIDIKTIKLGLESMVSVQGRLKISQLTSRIRIIDDSYNANIASVKAAIDVLTHFKSTNVLVMGDMGELGVSTADMHQQVGHYAQQKQVDHVYTCGAVSREAALTAGVIGRAFLAQPALVDALVDLITTAPKEQMFTLLFKGSRSAKMEQAISLLTTKLSKNSAMLIENTMLVKNTV; from the coding sequence ATGATTAGTTTAACGTTAAGTGCGATCGCAGCACAGCTCAATAGCAAGCTGCAAGGTGATGATGTCGTCATTACTCACGTTTCAACAGATACACGCACGATTAAAGTTGGTGATTTGTTTGTTGCGTTAAGTGGTGATAATTTTGATGCCAATAGTTTTGTTGCTAAAGCGGCAGAGCAAGGTGCTATCGCAGCTATCGTTACAAAAAAACAAGCGGTGGATATACCGCAAATTATGGTAAAAGATAGCCGTATTGCGTTAGGTTTGTTAGGTAAAATGGTGCGTGAACAAGTTAATCCTAAAGTTGCAGCGCTTACAGGCAGTAATGGTAAAACCACGACGAAAGAAATGTTGGCAGCAATTTTAAAGCAAGTCGCCCCAACCTTAGCAACTGCAGGTAATTTTAATAACGATATTGGTGTTCCACTGACACTATTACGCTTACAGCAAGAAGATCAATTTGCGGTGATGGAGCTTGGTGCTAATCATAAAAAAGAAATTGCTTATACCACGGGATTGGTATTGCCAGATGTGGTGTTAATTAATAATGTTGATGCGGCACACTTAGAAGGCTTTGGTGATCTACAGGGCATCGCATTGGCTAAAAGTGAGATATTATCAGGGGTTAAGCAACAAGGTATGGCGGTACTAAATCGCGATGATAAGTTTTATCAATACTGGTTACGTAAAGTTGATTCACAGCGACATGTTAACTTTTCGGTTGTTGATGAGAGTGCTGATTATTTTGCAGCTAATATTGAATTTGATAGTTCGGGTAACCCGACGTTTAGATTATGTACGCCAGATAGTGACTGTACAATTAACTTAGGTGTTGCAGGTCGTCATAATGTCGCTAATGCATTAGCTGCCGCTGCAATGGCAAGTTGTTTTGGTATTGATATTAAAACCATTAAGTTAGGCCTTGAATCTATGGTTAGTGTACAGGGCCGATTGAAAATATCACAATTAACTTCACGTATTCGTATTATTGATGATAGCTATAATGCCAATATTGCCTCAGTAAAGGCGGCCATTGATGTATTAACCCATTTCAAATCAACAAACGTATTGGTAATGGGCGATATGGGAGAACTGGGTGTTAGTACTGCTGATATGCATCAACAAGTTGGACATTATGCTCAGCAGAAACAGGTTGATCATGTTTATACTTGTGGTGCTGTTAGCCGTGAAGCTGCATTAACTGCTGGTGTTATTGGTCGCGCCTTTTTAGCACAGCCAGCACTGGTTGATGCGTTAGTTGACTTAATCACTACTGCTCCTAAAGAGCAGATGTTTACTTTATTATTTAAAGGTTCCCGTAGTGCTAAAATGGAGCAGGCAATTAGTTTGTTAACCACAAAGCTATCTAAGAACAGTGCTATGTTAATCGAAAATACAATGTTAGTTAAAAATACAGTATAA
- the mraY gene encoding phospho-N-acetylmuramoyl-pentapeptide-transferase, translating into MLVWLFESLSEHFSLFRVFSYLTFRAIITIITSLLLTLWMGPKLIRYLQDMQIGQVVRDDGPESHFSKRGTPTMGGVMILVSILVSTLLWARLDNAYVWIMMFVFVAFGAIGFVDDYRKVIRKDTDGLIARWKYFWQSAVAIGIAVYLYATAGSAAETTLVVPFFKEYMPELGLLFIVLTYFVIVGSSNAVNLTDGLDGLAILPTVLVAGAFMLVSYLTGNVKFAEYLFIPYIPQASELVIVCAAMVGAGLGFLWFNTYPAQVFMGDVGSLALGAGLGTLAVLVRQEFMLVIMGGVFVMETVSVILQVGSYKLRGQRIFRMAPIHHHYELKGWPEPRVIVRFWIITIILVLIGLATLKVR; encoded by the coding sequence ATGTTAGTTTGGTTGTTCGAATCTTTAAGTGAGCATTTCTCGCTATTCAGAGTTTTTTCATATCTCACATTTCGTGCAATTATCACGATAATTACCTCGTTATTACTGACATTATGGATGGGACCTAAACTTATCCGCTATTTGCAAGATATGCAGATTGGTCAAGTGGTACGTGATGATGGCCCTGAATCACATTTCAGTAAACGTGGTACGCCAACAATGGGTGGCGTAATGATTCTAGTTTCAATTTTAGTATCAACGCTATTATGGGCAAGATTAGATAATGCTTATGTTTGGATCATGATGTTTGTGTTTGTCGCGTTTGGTGCGATTGGTTTTGTGGATGACTATCGCAAAGTGATCCGTAAAGATACCGATGGCTTGATTGCGCGTTGGAAGTATTTCTGGCAGTCAGCGGTCGCAATTGGTATCGCTGTTTATCTCTATGCAACGGCAGGTTCGGCGGCAGAAACGACATTAGTTGTGCCTTTCTTTAAAGAATATATGCCAGAACTTGGATTGTTATTCATTGTATTAACTTATTTTGTGATTGTGGGGAGTAGTAATGCGGTTAACTTAACCGATGGTTTGGATGGTTTAGCTATCTTACCAACGGTATTAGTGGCGGGTGCATTTATGCTTGTATCTTACTTAACAGGTAACGTTAAATTTGCTGAGTATCTGTTTATCCCTTACATCCCACAAGCCAGTGAATTAGTGATTGTTTGTGCGGCGATGGTTGGTGCCGGACTTGGCTTCTTATGGTTTAACACGTACCCAGCGCAAGTATTTATGGGCGATGTTGGTTCATTAGCATTAGGTGCGGGTTTAGGTACGCTAGCGGTATTGGTTCGCCAAGAGTTTATGTTGGTGATCATGGGTGGTGTTTTTGTTATGGAAACAGTATCGGTTATCTTACAAGTAGGTTCTTATAAGTTACGTGGTCAACGTATCTTTAGAATGGCACCAATTCATCACCATTATGAACTAAAAGGTTGGCCTGAACCGCGTGTGATTGTACGCTTTTGGATCATTACTATTATTTTAGTACTCATTGGCTTAGCAACGTTGAAGGTACGCTAA
- the murD gene encoding UDP-N-acetylmuramoyl-L-alanine--D-glutamate ligase, translating to MTQLSEQNMASSIVIVGLGQTGLSCVRYFLKQGIVPVVVDSRDAPPGQDELPAQVTLYKGGLHPEILLQAKQLVVSPGIAIATPAIAAAQQHGVEVIGDIELFVRAAKAPIIAITGSNGKSTVTTLVGEMANAAGVITAIGGNIGIPALDLLDVADPYQLYVLELSSFQLETTHSLKAIAATVLNVTDDHLDRYPDFEAYRQAKLSIYQHAQTVVTNRDDVLTACPEQDNTFNAVKRSFGEDDTDYGLIQQQGRMWLAYQGEGIISADELQITGVHNLMNALSAIALLDAAGVDRTKTLPGLRQFTGLAHRCEFIRELNGVRWINDTKATNVGATLAALAGLKSSVKGHLYLIAGGDGKGADFSPLVPALRDDIALTYCFGKDGERFSALAENTKQVPDLAVAIAEISEFVQPGDWVLLSPACASIDMYANFMARGDHFRALVKAL from the coding sequence ATGACACAATTATCTGAGCAAAATATGGCATCGTCTATCGTTATTGTTGGTTTAGGCCAAACCGGTCTGTCTTGTGTCCGTTATTTTCTAAAACAAGGCATAGTTCCTGTTGTTGTGGATAGTCGTGATGCACCGCCGGGACAAGATGAGTTGCCAGCTCAGGTAACCTTATATAAGGGTGGCTTACACCCAGAGATCTTATTACAAGCTAAACAATTAGTTGTTAGTCCAGGTATTGCTATTGCAACGCCTGCGATTGCTGCTGCGCAACAACATGGTGTTGAAGTTATTGGTGATATTGAATTGTTTGTCAGGGCTGCAAAAGCGCCCATTATTGCCATCACTGGCTCAAACGGTAAATCAACCGTGACCACACTGGTTGGTGAAATGGCGAATGCGGCAGGCGTGATAACCGCAATCGGTGGCAACATTGGCATTCCAGCATTAGACCTACTGGATGTAGCCGATCCTTATCAGTTATATGTGTTAGAGCTTTCAAGCTTTCAATTAGAAACGACCCATAGTCTAAAGGCTATTGCTGCGACCGTACTGAATGTAACAGACGACCATCTTGATCGTTACCCTGATTTCGAAGCCTATCGCCAAGCCAAATTATCAATTTATCAGCATGCGCAAACCGTGGTGACAAATCGTGATGATGTATTAACGGCTTGTCCTGAACAAGATAATACATTCAATGCTGTTAAGCGTAGTTTTGGTGAGGATGATACTGACTATGGCTTGATTCAACAACAAGGAAGGATGTGGCTTGCTTATCAAGGTGAGGGTATTATCAGCGCCGATGAGTTACAGATCACCGGTGTGCATAATTTAATGAACGCATTATCTGCCATTGCCCTGCTTGATGCGGCAGGTGTGGATAGAACTAAAACGTTACCGGGCTTGCGTCAATTTACGGGGCTAGCACATCGCTGTGAGTTTATTCGTGAACTTAATGGGGTAAGGTGGATTAATGATACTAAGGCCACCAATGTCGGAGCTACACTAGCAGCGCTGGCCGGGTTGAAAAGCAGTGTTAAAGGACACTTATACCTGATTGCTGGCGGTGATGGAAAAGGCGCTGATTTTAGTCCTTTAGTCCCCGCATTACGTGATGACATTGCGTTGACGTATTGCTTTGGCAAAGACGGTGAACGTTTTTCGGCGTTAGCGGAAAATACGAAACAGGTTCCTGACTTGGCCGTTGCGATTGCTGAAATTAGTGAGTTTGTACAACCGGGTGACTGGGTTTTGTTGTCACCTGCGTGTGCAAGTATCGATATGTACGCTAATTTTATGGCTCGGGGTGACCACTTTAGAGCGCTAGTGAAGGCATTATAA
- the ftsW gene encoding cell division protein FtsW: MEFLTRTKAYLLGAEEQRAAVYDRQLLLLAIILMMVGLVMVASASLPEGIALGDDPFMFVKKHLVFLSVSLCAAICVLNVPIAFYERNSVRFLFVAIALLIVVLVIGRTVNGSTRWISFGPLNMQPAEFAKFALFIYFSGYLVRQKSLLQESYKGFVNGLLVIAVISTLLLFQPDFGSVMVILTTSVALLFIGGAKLVHFMALCVVAILLGVLAVILSPYRMRRITSFLDPWDDPFGSGYQLTQSLMAFGRGSFSGEGLGNSIQKLEYLPEAHTDFVFAILAEELGFVGVFIVLILQMLLVFKALQIGRRSLEMDQFFAGFLAISIGVWFCFQTLVNVGAASGLLPTKGLTLPLVSYGGSSLLIMSCAVAVLLRIDYEYRAQKVSMSNSTATS; encoded by the coding sequence ATGGAATTTCTGACACGGACGAAAGCCTATTTATTAGGTGCTGAAGAGCAGCGCGCGGCGGTTTATGATCGCCAGCTATTATTATTAGCGATTATTTTAATGATGGTTGGTTTGGTGATGGTTGCATCGGCATCCTTACCAGAAGGTATTGCGTTGGGTGATGATCCCTTCATGTTTGTGAAAAAGCATTTAGTCTTTCTGAGCGTGTCCTTGTGTGCCGCAATCTGTGTGTTGAATGTACCGATTGCTTTTTATGAGCGTAATAGCGTGCGGTTTTTATTTGTCGCTATTGCTTTATTGATCGTGGTATTAGTCATTGGTCGTACGGTTAATGGCAGTACTCGTTGGATCTCGTTTGGCCCCTTGAATATGCAGCCCGCCGAGTTTGCTAAATTTGCCCTCTTTATTTATTTTTCAGGTTATTTAGTCCGTCAAAAAAGCTTATTACAAGAAAGCTATAAAGGTTTTGTAAATGGCTTACTGGTGATCGCTGTTATCTCTACATTGCTTCTTTTTCAACCTGATTTCGGCTCTGTGATGGTTATTTTAACCACCAGTGTAGCACTGTTATTTATCGGTGGTGCAAAGTTGGTGCACTTCATGGCACTATGTGTTGTGGCTATTTTACTGGGTGTATTAGCGGTGATATTATCGCCGTATCGAATGCGACGGATAACCTCTTTTCTTGACCCTTGGGATGATCCATTTGGTAGTGGTTATCAACTAACCCAATCCTTAATGGCATTTGGCCGTGGTAGTTTTAGCGGTGAAGGGCTTGGTAACTCGATTCAAAAATTAGAGTATCTACCAGAAGCTCATACCGATTTTGTATTTGCAATTCTAGCTGAAGAATTAGGTTTTGTTGGCGTTTTTATCGTCTTGATACTACAGATGTTATTGGTATTTAAAGCGCTGCAAATTGGTCGTCGTAGTCTGGAAATGGATCAATTTTTTGCTGGTTTTTTAGCAATTAGCATTGGTGTTTGGTTTTGTTTTCAAACCTTGGTTAACGTTGGTGCAGCCTCCGGATTATTACCAACGAAAGGGTTAACATTACCCCTCGTGAGTTATGGTGGGTCGAGTTTATTAATTATGAGTTGTGCTGTGGCGGTGCTATTACGAATCGATTATGAATATCGTGCACAAAAAGTGTCGATGTCAAATAGTACAGCGACCAGTTAG
- the murG gene encoding undecaprenyldiphospho-muramoylpentapeptide beta-N-acetylglucosaminyltransferase, protein MTKRLLVMAGGTGGHVFPGIAVAKHLKKQGWAIHWIGTADRMEADLVPQHGFDISFIDISGVRGNGVKRLCLAPFRILKSVLQARKVMKNFKPDVVLGMGGFASGPGGVAAWLQGIPVVLHEQNAAAGLTNRLLAKIAKRVLMAFPGAFSQGLLVGNPVREDVLALHALPHVSTDKLTVLVVGGSLGAKVLNETLPAALALLPQDKISIRHQVGKNNSTAVNVAYQSVGVTADIKVSDFIDDMAQAYYQADVVVCRAGALTVSEVAVAGLPAIFIPLPHAVDDHQTKNAQSLVQAGGAVLLPQSQLNAVDLAKLLQQWIDDEAQLVAMSNAAKSAAILDATEQVANACSALS, encoded by the coding sequence ATGACAAAACGTTTATTAGTGATGGCTGGTGGCACTGGTGGTCACGTATTTCCTGGTATTGCGGTTGCAAAACATTTAAAAAAGCAGGGGTGGGCGATTCACTGGATTGGTACTGCGGATCGGATGGAAGCCGATTTAGTCCCACAACATGGTTTTGATATTTCATTCATTGATATTTCAGGGGTGCGTGGTAACGGGGTTAAGCGTTTATGCCTTGCACCCTTTCGAATTTTAAAATCCGTGTTACAGGCACGTAAAGTGATGAAAAACTTCAAACCTGATGTTGTTTTAGGGATGGGGGGGTTTGCTAGTGGACCGGGTGGCGTAGCGGCTTGGTTACAAGGTATTCCTGTGGTATTGCATGAGCAAAATGCGGCGGCAGGTCTCACTAACCGTCTATTAGCTAAAATTGCTAAACGTGTACTAATGGCCTTTCCTGGTGCATTTTCTCAGGGTCTGTTGGTAGGCAATCCAGTACGTGAAGATGTATTGGCTTTACATGCACTACCACACGTGAGCACAGATAAGCTGACGGTATTGGTTGTTGGTGGTAGCTTAGGCGCAAAAGTATTAAATGAAACGTTACCAGCAGCACTGGCGCTATTACCCCAAGATAAAATTAGTATTCGCCATCAAGTGGGTAAAAATAATAGTACTGCGGTGAATGTTGCTTATCAGTCAGTAGGTGTTACAGCTGATATTAAAGTATCTGATTTTATTGATGATATGGCGCAAGCTTATTATCAAGCTGATGTGGTAGTGTGTCGTGCAGGCGCGTTGACTGTGTCAGAGGTGGCTGTTGCAGGACTACCCGCTATTTTTATTCCATTACCACATGCAGTGGATGATCATCAGACTAAAAATGCCCAATCATTGGTACAAGCAGGTGGCGCGGTATTACTCCCACAAAGCCAATTAAATGCAGTGGATTTAGCCAAATTATTACAGCAATGGATTGACGATGAAGCACAACTTGTCGCTATGTCAAATGCAGCCAAAAGTGCTGCTATTCTAGATGCAACTGAGCAGGTCGCAAATGCCTGTTCAGCATTAAGTTAA
- the murC gene encoding UDP-N-acetylmuramate--L-alanine ligase: MMSEQKIAQLRTVVPEMRRVKTIHFVGIGGAGMGGIAEVLANEGYQITGSDLAPNPVTERLVKLGAKINFEHKAENVLNASVVVVSTAIDLTNPEIMAAHENRIPVIKRAEMLAELMRFRHGIAIAGTHGKTSTTALVTGIYHQAGLDPTFVNGGLVKSTGTNAGLGKSRYLIAEADESDASFLLLQPMVAVVTNIEADHMDTYGGDFAKLEKTFMDFLHNLPFYGLAVMCADDAVIEKLIPDIGRQVVTYGFSENADVRIIDYVQKGHKSHFTICRKDRENLRVSLNSPGQHNALNATAAVAVATEDGIDDSAIITALANFAGTGRRFDHLGEFDSGTGNVMLVDDYGHHPTELDVTITAARAGWPEKRLVSVFQPHRYTRTRDLYEDFANVLSKVDLLFLLEVYPAGEEPIPGADSRSLCRSIRQRGNIEPIFVSSPDEIPAILAEHLQHGDLVLTQGAGNVGTLAKELAAMEMNVSTMKQWKK; this comes from the coding sequence ATAATGTCTGAACAAAAGATCGCACAACTAAGAACGGTAGTGCCAGAGATGCGTCGTGTGAAAACTATTCATTTTGTTGGCATCGGTGGTGCTGGCATGGGTGGGATCGCAGAAGTATTAGCAAATGAAGGTTATCAGATCACGGGTTCTGATCTCGCGCCTAATCCAGTGACTGAACGTTTAGTCAAATTAGGTGCAAAAATTAATTTTGAGCATAAAGCTGAAAATGTACTGAATGCTAGCGTAGTGGTGGTATCAACGGCTATCGATCTCACTAATCCTGAAATTATGGCTGCACATGAAAACCGTATTCCGGTGATTAAACGTGCTGAAATGCTAGCAGAATTAATGCGTTTTCGTCATGGGATTGCGATTGCAGGCACACATGGCAAAACGTCGACTACAGCGCTAGTAACAGGTATTTACCATCAAGCAGGCTTAGATCCTACATTTGTTAATGGCGGATTAGTGAAGAGCACTGGCACCAATGCTGGTTTAGGTAAAAGTCGTTATCTGATTGCTGAAGCGGATGAGAGCGATGCATCATTCTTACTACTGCAGCCGATGGTTGCTGTCGTGACGAATATCGAAGCTGACCATATGGATACGTATGGTGGTGATTTTGCTAAATTAGAAAAAACCTTTATGGATTTTCTGCATAACTTGCCATTTTACGGTTTAGCCGTGATGTGCGCTGATGATGCAGTTATTGAAAAGTTGATCCCAGATATTGGTCGTCAGGTCGTGACTTATGGTTTCTCCGAAAATGCCGATGTACGTATTATTGATTATGTGCAAAAAGGTCATAAAAGTCATTTTACCATTTGTCGTAAAGATCGCGAAAATTTACGTGTTAGCTTGAATTCTCCGGGTCAACATAATGCCTTAAATGCGACAGCTGCAGTAGCTGTCGCGACTGAAGATGGTATTGATGATAGCGCGATTATTACCGCGCTCGCTAACTTTGCGGGTACTGGTCGACGTTTTGATCATCTTGGTGAATTTGATTCAGGTACAGGTAATGTGATGCTGGTTGATGACTATGGTCATCACCCGACCGAGCTTGATGTTACTATTACTGCCGCACGTGCAGGCTGGCCTGAAAAACGTTTGGTTTCGGTATTCCAACCACATCGTTATACACGTACCCGTGATTTGTATGAAGATTTCGCAAACGTGTTATCAAAGGTTGATCTGTTATTTTTATTAGAAGTATATCCGGCAGGTGAAGAACCCATTCCTGGTGCTGATAGTCGCTCATTATGTCGTAGTATTAGACAACGTGGTAATATTGAACCAATTTTTGTTTCTAGTCCTGATGAAATCCCAGCCATTTTAGCTGAGCATTTACAACACGGTGACTTGGTATTAACCCAAGGTGCTGGTAATGTGGGTACGCTTGCTAAGGAACTGGCAGCAATGGAAATGAATGTTAGTACGATGAAACAATGGAAGAAGTAA
- a CDS encoding D-alanine--D-alanine ligase produces MEEVIMSVTSIKKVAVLFGGYSAEREVSLKSGIAVTSGLQRAGVDAHALDTAEYDVSQLRGDGFTHAFIALHGRGGEDGVMQGALEQLAIPYTGSRVLGAALAMDKIRTKQIWQSQGLPTALYRIVTPNHFDNAIASDIIADLGSPVIIKPAKEGSSIGMAKVHNVAELETAVMAAFEYDNEILIEQWIEGPEFTVAILGDEVLPVIQLKTPNTFYDYQAKYQSNTTEYLCPAPITDEQRQQLQAYALKAFRAVAAEGWGRVDAMLDARGQFQLLEVNTVPGMTEKSLVPMAANAAGYNFESLVAKVLALAH; encoded by the coding sequence ATGGAAGAAGTAATCATGAGCGTAACAAGCATTAAAAAAGTAGCGGTATTATTTGGTGGATATTCTGCCGAACGTGAAGTCTCACTAAAATCGGGTATCGCAGTCACATCTGGCTTACAACGTGCGGGTGTTGATGCGCATGCTTTAGATACCGCTGAATACGATGTTAGTCAACTGAGGGGTGATGGTTTCACCCATGCGTTTATTGCGCTACATGGCCGCGGTGGCGAAGACGGTGTGATGCAAGGTGCGTTAGAGCAGCTTGCCATTCCTTATACCGGTAGCCGGGTTTTAGGCGCCGCATTAGCGATGGATAAGATCCGTACTAAACAAATCTGGCAGTCTCAAGGTTTACCGACTGCGCTTTATCGTATTGTTACACCAAATCATTTTGATAATGCGATAGCAAGCGATATTATTGCGGATCTTGGTTCTCCGGTAATAATTAAACCGGCGAAAGAAGGCTCCAGCATCGGTATGGCGAAAGTGCATAATGTAGCGGAATTAGAAACGGCGGTCATGGCTGCGTTTGAATATGATAATGAGATCTTAATTGAGCAATGGATTGAAGGGCCTGAATTCACGGTTGCGATCTTAGGTGATGAAGTGTTGCCGGTTATTCAGCTTAAAACACCAAATACGTTTTATGATTACCAAGCTAAGTACCAATCAAATACCACTGAGTACTTGTGTCCAGCCCCCATTACCGATGAACAACGCCAACAACTGCAAGCTTATGCATTAAAAGCATTTCGTGCTGTAGCAGCAGAGGGCTGGGGCCGTGTTGATGCAATGTTAGATGCACGGGGTCAGTTTCAATTGTTGGAAGTAAATACGGTACCGGGCATGACTGAAAAAAGTTTAGTGCCAATGGCGGCCAATGCTGCTGGGTATAACTTCGAGAGTTTAGTTGCTAAAGTATTAGCGCTCGCGCATTAA
- a CDS encoding cell division protein FtsQ/DivIB, translating into MTAVIPTPRNEALDDNIYALTELEIQADEFCAEELAPLRLRRSLGLFFFFLVLVFFSWMFSSMEAYLTDASKMPMSALIIQGDREYVSDDDIRAVLLQKPAIENYFSVNVDDIQNKIESLPWVYHASVRKSWPDLLRVYIQEQPVVAVWNDTHLLNEDGIVFDAAMNSAPKSLVKLYSPNDKIEQTLAKFNEFNGLLKLNNYKIVKVSLNLRNAITVELSNGIMLRLGRENAISRIQRYIDYVAVLDKEKIAYIDLRYDTGFSVGWKNDNKE; encoded by the coding sequence ATGACAGCTGTTATTCCAACACCGAGAAATGAAGCCTTAGATGATAATATCTACGCGCTCACAGAACTTGAGATTCAAGCGGATGAATTTTGCGCTGAAGAATTAGCACCATTACGTTTAAGGCGTAGTTTAGGTCTCTTTTTCTTTTTTTTGGTGTTAGTATTTTTTAGCTGGATGTTTAGCAGTATGGAAGCATACTTGACCGATGCCAGCAAAATGCCAATGTCAGCCCTGATTATTCAGGGGGACCGAGAGTATGTCAGTGACGACGATATCCGAGCCGTCTTGTTACAAAAGCCGGCAATAGAAAATTATTTTTCGGTAAATGTTGATGATATTCAAAATAAAATTGAATCGTTACCTTGGGTTTATCACGCGTCGGTACGAAAAAGTTGGCCTGATTTATTACGTGTATATATTCAAGAACAACCCGTAGTTGCAGTGTGGAATGATACGCACTTGTTGAACGAAGACGGGATAGTGTTTGATGCAGCTATGAATAGTGCGCCGAAATCATTAGTGAAACTTTATAGTCCGAATGATAAAATCGAACAAACACTGGCCAAATTTAATGAGTTCAATGGATTGCTGAAGCTAAATAATTATAAAATAGTTAAAGTTTCGCTTAATTTACGTAATGCAATCACGGTCGAATTAAGTAATGGTATTATGCTGCGTTTAGGACGAGAAAATGCAATATCACGGATTCAGCGTTATATCGATTATGTTGCAGTATTAGATAAAGAAAAGATAGCCTATATAGATTTACGTTACGATACAGGTTTCTCAGTTGGCTGGAAAAATGACAATAAAGAGTAA
- the ftsA gene encoding cell division protein FtsA: MTKSMERKLIVGLDVGTSKIAVVVGELLPDGELNIIGLGQSASRGMDKGGVNDLESVVKAVQRAKQEAEMMADMKISSVYLSISGKHISSQDEIGMVAISEDEVTQDDVDNVIYTARSVRIRDEHRILHVIPQEYAIDYQERIKNPVGLSGVRMKAKVHLITCHNDMAKNIVKCAERCELQVDKLIFSALASSYAVVTDDEKELGVCVVDIGGGTIDIAVFYDGSLRHTSVFSYAGNAVTSDIAYAFGTPPADAEEIKVNFGCAHAQLLQRDDTIEVASVGGRPSRTLQRQTLAEVIEPRYSELFGMVEAELKTILESLKLDKLAAGIVLTGGAAQIEGLVECAESVFNSQVRIGIPLNINGLTEYVNTPVYSTAVGLLQFGKEHQFEPTTDVVVERNNCNQLLKRIMSWFKGGF; encoded by the coding sequence ATGACTAAGTCGATGGAACGAAAATTAATTGTAGGTTTAGATGTCGGCACATCAAAAATTGCCGTTGTTGTCGGTGAATTATTACCAGACGGTGAACTGAACATTATCGGTTTAGGACAAAGTGCATCGAGAGGCATGGATAAAGGGGGGGTAAACGACCTGGAATCTGTTGTTAAAGCGGTTCAGCGTGCGAAACAAGAAGCCGAAATGATGGCGGATATGAAAATATCTTCTGTCTACCTGAGCATTTCAGGTAAACACATTAGCAGCCAAGATGAAATTGGCATGGTGGCAATCTCGGAAGATGAAGTCACACAAGATGATGTAGATAATGTGATCTACACTGCAAGATCTGTGAGAATTCGTGACGAACATCGAATTTTACACGTAATTCCACAAGAATATGCTATTGATTATCAAGAACGGATTAAAAATCCAGTCGGTTTATCCGGTGTTCGGATGAAAGCGAAGGTACATTTGATCACCTGTCACAATGATATGGCAAAAAATATTGTAAAATGTGCAGAGCGTTGTGAACTACAAGTGGATAAATTAATTTTTTCTGCTCTCGCATCAAGTTATGCCGTTGTGACCGATGATGAAAAAGAACTTGGTGTATGTGTTGTCGATATTGGCGGTGGCACTATTGATATCGCTGTATTTTATGATGGTTCATTACGTCATACATCAGTATTTTCGTATGCAGGTAATGCAGTTACTAGTGATATTGCGTATGCATTTGGTACCCCTCCTGCAGACGCAGAAGAGATTAAAGTTAACTTTGGTTGTGCGCATGCTCAGTTATTACAACGTGATGATACTATCGAAGTTGCAAGTGTCGGTGGACGACCATCGCGCACTTTACAGCGACAAACACTTGCAGAAGTGATCGAACCTCGATATTCTGAACTATTCGGAATGGTTGAAGCTGAATTAAAAACTATTTTAGAGTCATTAAAACTGGATAAATTGGCGGCTGGCATTGTACTTACTGGTGGTGCGGCACAAATTGAAGGTTTAGTTGAATGTGCAGAAAGCGTATTCAACTCACAAGTTAGAATAGGTATTCCATTAAATATAAATGGATTAACTGAATATGTAAATACACCAGTGTATTCAACAGCGGTTGGCTTACTTCAGTTTGGTAAAGAACATCAGTTCGAACCAACAACAGACGTAGTCGTAGAACGGAATAATTGTAATCAGTTACTTAAAAGAATAATGAGCTGGTTCAAAGGCGGGTTTTAA